Below is a window of Stappia sp. DNA.
TAGGAGCGGATGTCGGAGCGCCCTTCGCCCTGGTTGGCGAAGATGAAGTCGACATCGTCGGTGCCGGCGGCGAGCTCCGCCATCATCGGCATTTCGCGCCGGCACGGCGGGCACCAGGTCGCCCACAGGTTGACGATGCGCGGTTCGCCCGAGCCGGCGCCCAGATCGTGCGGGGCGCCGATCAGCGTCTGGAAGCTGCGGTCCGGCAGGGCAAGCGCCCGCGTGCCGCCCGTCAACTGCCAGCTGGTGTTCCACACGAAGAGCGCCAGCGCCAGCGGCAGAACGGCCCACAGCCGCAACCTCGGCTCCTTGAGGAGGAAGACGAGGCACGCCAGCACCGCCACCGCGCCGGTTGGCCAGAAGAAGCCACCCTGCCACACGTAGAAGACGCGCAAGGGATCGGCCGCGAAACTGTCGAGATGCAGCGCCACATGCCCGAGCCGGGCGGCGCCGAGGCCGGCGAGCAGAACCCACCAGGACCAGCCGTTGAAGCGCTCGTCCACGCGCCGGGCGAGCATGCCCGTGACGATCAGGAAGGCGAGGACCCCGAGCACCGCCGCGAAGCGGTCGGCGGCCATGACCAGGGGGCCGAGGGAAACCGCGTTCATGCTAGAGACGCTCCGTGGTTCGCGCCGAGCGGGTCAGCGTGTCGACCGTCACGGTGCCGACGAGACGGGTGTCGGCGGCCTCGCGTCCGGCGGCGTCGAAGAAGATCATGGTCGGCGGACCCGCCACCTGCAGCGTCCGCATCAAGGCGGCATTCTCCGCGTCGAAGTCGCTGAGGTCCGCCTTGACCAGCTGAAAGGCGGCGAGGCTGCGTTTCACCTGCGGATCGGGGAAGACGGACCGTTCGATGGTGCGGCAGGTCACGCACCAGTCGGCGGTGAAATAGACCATCGTCGGACGTTCGCCCTTCGCGGCGGCGAGCCTGGCCTGAAGATCCGGGATCGAGCCGGTGGCGGCGAAGCGCAGGTCCTCGGCGGAGCCGGGCGCCGTGGCGCCGCCGCGCTGGGCGAGCGGGGCGAGGGGTTTCAGCGGGTCGGTCCCGCCGGCGCTGGCGCCGACCAAGAGGATCACGCCATAGACCAGCGCCAGACCGCCGAGCGCGCGCAGCGAGGCCAGCGCGGTGGCATTCGGCAGCGCCGCGCTGAAGGCGAAGCTCGCGACCGCGATCAGCAGCGCCGCCCACAGGGCGAGGTCGACCCCGGGCGGCAGCAGCGGCGCGGCCGTCCATATGGCGGTTGCGAGGAACCCGAACCCGAAGACGCGCTTCACGCCCTCCATCCAGGCGCCGGCGCGCGGCAGCGCCTGTCCGCCGAGCGTGCCCATGACGATCAGCGGAATGCCCTTGCCGAGCCCCAGCCCGAACAGGGCGGCGGCCCCCAACGCCACATCGGCGGTCTGCGCGATGTAGAGCAGCGCCCCGGCCAGCGGAACGGTGACGCAGGGTCCGACGATCAGCGCCGAGGTGAAGCCGAGCAGCGCCGTCGAGCGCTTCGATCCGCCGAGGCCGCCGGTGCGCGCCGAGACCCAGTTGGTCCAGGCGTTGGGCAGCTGCAGCTCGAACACTCCGAACATCGACAGGGCGAGAACCGCGAAGAGCACCGCCAGAACGCCGGAGGTGACCGGCGATTGCAGCACCATCTGGAGGTTCTGCCCCGACCATCCGGCGGCCGCGCCCAGAAGGCCGAAGGCGGTGGCCAGCGACACGACATAGATGCTCGACAGAACGAAGCCGCGCCACGCGGTCAGCGTGTCGCCTTCCCGGGCCAGCGCGCCGGCCAGGATCGGATACATCGGAAAGACGCAAGGGGTGAAGGCGAGCAGCAGGCCGAACAGCGGGAAGCTCACGAGCACGAGCGCCACGCCGCCGCGCGCGAGCAACCCCTCGACCAGGCCGCCGGTGCGCGCCAGCTCGAAGTCGCTTCCGGACGTGGAGACGGCGGAGGTGGAGCCGGCGGGCGCGGCGGACGGGGCAGAAGACGGAGCGGAGGCGGTTTCGCCACCCGTGGTCCAGGCGATCTGCGGGCCCTCGCCAAGCGCGGCCGGCGCCCCGCCGAAGCTATCCGGCGCGCTCACCTCCAGCGTCTGCGCGTCGACATGGCGGATCTCGGGCGCATAGCACAGGCCGTCGTCCTGGCAGCCCTGAAAGGTCAGGTCCAGCGTGCCGAAAACCGGGGTCGCAAGCGTCGCGGTGGCGCTGTCGTAATAGACCTCCATCGACCCGAAGGTCGGATCGTCCTTCGCCGTCCCCGGTGGGGTGGTCAGGGGAAGGTCGGTGTCGTCCTGTCGGGCGCCGAGGTGTTCGCGATAGAGGTAGTAGCCCGGCGCGATGTCCCAGGAGAACACCAGCGCGCCGTCGCGATCGCGCGTCACCTCCAGCTGGAAGGCTTCGGAAACGGGCAGCGGGACGCCGGGGGAGGCGCTTGCCGGGCCCGCGACCGGCGGGAGCGCCAGCGCGACGAGCGCCCAGGCGGCGAACAAAACGGTTTTCATCGACTGTCGATCCTCTTGCCGGAACTGGCGGAGGGAATGCGCCCGCGACCGGCCGGGACCGGCGGGCGGGCGTTTGCGAGGATGCAGGTGACGGGCGCAGCTTAAGGCAGCCTTAAGCTGAGTGAGGCTTCCAGCGGTCGGCACGACAACAAGGAGCTTCAGCAAATGGTGCAATGTCGAACCGGCCTCGAGCCCGACACCGCGGAACGAGCGGAGGGGAGCGGACCGGCCCCCGGACAGCGGGACGGCGGAGCGGACCGCACCGCCGGGTCGCTCGGGCGGCGGGGGTTTCTCGTCGGACTGGGGGCGCTGGCGGTTTCGGGCTGTGTGAGCACGCAGACCCGCGCGCCGCGGATGGCCGCCGCCCCCGCGCCGGTGCCGGAGGTTCCGCCGATGTATTACGCGGTGCCGGGCGAACGGTTTCCGGTGCCGGAGGTCGATGTCGCCAAGCTCGACCGGCGCTACTGGCGCCGGGAGGTCGACTATCCGAACACCGAAAAGCCCGGCACGCTGATCGTCGATACGCCGAACCGCTATCTGTACCACACGCAGTCGCGCGACCGGGCGACGCGCTACGGCATCGGCGTCGGGCGCGACGGGTTTTCCTGGGCGGGGCGGGCACGCATGGCCTACCGCCGCAAGTGGCCGCGCTGGACGCCGCCGGACGAGATGGTGGCAAGGCGGCCCGATCTGGAACCCTACAGCATCGCCAACGGCGGCATGGATCCGGGGCCGTACAATCCGCTCGGCGCGCGCTCGCTTTACATCCACAAGGATGGCAAGGATACGCTGTATCGGGTGCACGGCACCTGGGATCCGGCGAGCATCGGCAAGGCCGTGTCCTCCGGCTGCATTCGCCTGATCAACCAGGACGTCATCTATCTGCACGACCAGGTCCGCGACGGCAGCACCATCGTGGTGATCCCGGACCCGGCGATGAGCCATCTCCTGGTCGGCTGAGCCGGCGCGGGCAACTGATCGGCCGTGCCGGAGCGGACGCCCGCCGGGCCGATCCAACAAGCGAGGCGAACGGGCATGCGGCTTCTCGTGGTCGAGGACGACGCGCTTCTTCTGGACGGCCTGACGGTCGGGCTGGGGCTTGCCGGGTTCACGGTG
It encodes the following:
- a CDS encoding TlpA disulfide reductase family protein is translated as MNAVSLGPLVMAADRFAAVLGVLAFLIVTGMLARRVDERFNGWSWWVLLAGLGAARLGHVALHLDSFAADPLRVFYVWQGGFFWPTGAVAVLACLVFLLKEPRLRLWAVLPLALALFVWNTSWQLTGGTRALALPDRSFQTLIGAPHDLGAGSGEPRIVNLWATWCPPCRREMPMMAELAAGTDDVDFIFANQGEGRSDIRSYLARTGLHLETILVDPFSDLSRFYGAPGLPATLFIDADGILRHAHVGEISREVLQSNIDRLTAPQDTPSTP
- the dsbD gene encoding protein-disulfide reductase DsbD codes for the protein MKTVLFAAWALVALALPPVAGPASASPGVPLPVSEAFQLEVTRDRDGALVFSWDIAPGYYLYREHLGARQDDTDLPLTTPPGTAKDDPTFGSMEVYYDSATATLATPVFGTLDLTFQGCQDDGLCYAPEIRHVDAQTLEVSAPDSFGGAPAALGEGPQIAWTTGGETASAPSSAPSAAPAGSTSAVSTSGSDFELARTGGLVEGLLARGGVALVLVSFPLFGLLLAFTPCVFPMYPILAGALAREGDTLTAWRGFVLSSIYVVSLATAFGLLGAAAGWSGQNLQMVLQSPVTSGVLAVLFAVLALSMFGVFELQLPNAWTNWVSARTGGLGGSKRSTALLGFTSALIVGPCVTVPLAGALLYIAQTADVALGAAALFGLGLGKGIPLIVMGTLGGQALPRAGAWMEGVKRVFGFGFLATAIWTAAPLLPPGVDLALWAALLIAVASFAFSAALPNATALASLRALGGLALVYGVILLVGASAGGTDPLKPLAPLAQRGGATAPGSAEDLRFAATGSIPDLQARLAAAKGERPTMVYFTADWCVTCRTIERSVFPDPQVKRSLAAFQLVKADLSDFDAENAALMRTLQVAGPPTMIFFDAAGREAADTRLVGTVTVDTLTRSARTTERL
- a CDS encoding L,D-transpeptidase, coding for MSTQTRAPRMAAAPAPVPEVPPMYYAVPGERFPVPEVDVAKLDRRYWRREVDYPNTEKPGTLIVDTPNRYLYHTQSRDRATRYGIGVGRDGFSWAGRARMAYRRKWPRWTPPDEMVARRPDLEPYSIANGGMDPGPYNPLGARSLYIHKDGKDTLYRVHGTWDPASIGKAVSSGCIRLINQDVIYLHDQVRDGSTIVVIPDPAMSHLLVG